In Campylobacter sp. VBCF_01 NA2, one DNA window encodes the following:
- a CDS encoding purine-nucleoside phosphorylase has product MCAGNGEEFDFARAVGVGLVDCAINLTKILASEKHSEILFVGSCGLYNEGKIFDIFECETATNHEISEILGYSYSPIFDPNVSYETFCNSSNFITTDEICAQKFATLGYKIENMEFYSVVKVAESFKIPARGIFVATNFCNQNAHADFLKNHAKAKEILENYLKQKGII; this is encoded by the coding sequence GTGTGCGCAGGAAACGGCGAAGAATTCGACTTCGCGCGCGCTGTCGGCGTGGGGCTCGTGGATTGTGCTATCAATTTAACCAAAATTTTAGCAAGCGAAAAACATAGCGAAATTTTGTTTGTAGGGAGTTGCGGTCTGTATAATGAAGGTAAAATTTTTGATATTTTCGAATGCGAAACGGCCACAAACCACGAAATTTCCGAGATTTTAGGCTATTCATACAGCCCGATTTTTGACCCAAATGTTTCATATGAAACATTTTGTAACTCATCAAATTTCATCACCACAGATGAAATTTGCGCGCAAAAATTCGCCACACTCGGCTACAAAATCGAAAATATGGAATTTTACTCTGTCGTCAAAGTCGCCGAAAGTTTCAAAATCCCAGCTCGCGGAATTTTCGTCGCGACGAATTTTTGCAACCAAAACGCACACGCAGATTTTTTGAAAAATCACGCAAAAGCCAAAGAAATTTTAGAAAATTACTTAAAACAAAAAGGAATAATTTGA
- the hisF gene encoding imidazole glycerol phosphate synthase subunit HisF, producing the protein MKTFAKRIIPCLDVQNGRVVKGVNFVNLRDAGDPVEIAKRYNDEGADELCFLDITASFENRDTIVHVVESVAKQLFIPLTVGGGIRKIDDISRLLDVGCDKVSLNSSAIANPGLIDEAAKKFGSQCVVVAIDVKRTGEGYNVFVKGGREDTGLDAYAWAEEVQNRGAGEILLTSMDCDGTKNGFDLEVTGKISKMLKIPVIASGGAGNMEHIKEAFECGADAALAASIFHFGEIKIKDLKAYLLQNGIRVRS; encoded by the coding sequence TTGAAAACATTTGCAAAACGAATAATTCCATGCCTAGATGTGCAAAATGGACGCGTGGTAAAGGGCGTAAATTTCGTAAATTTACGCGACGCAGGCGATCCTGTCGAAATCGCAAAACGCTATAACGACGAGGGTGCGGACGAGCTTTGTTTTTTAGACATTACGGCTAGTTTTGAGAACCGCGACACTATCGTGCATGTGGTCGAAAGCGTGGCAAAACAGCTTTTTATCCCGCTAACCGTAGGTGGCGGAATCCGCAAAATCGACGATATTTCGCGACTTTTGGATGTGGGTTGCGACAAGGTTAGCCTAAACTCATCGGCTATCGCAAACCCAGGTTTAATCGACGAAGCGGCGAAAAAATTCGGCTCTCAATGCGTCGTCGTGGCAATCGATGTCAAACGAACTGGTGAGGGCTACAATGTCTTTGTCAAAGGTGGCAGAGAGGATACTGGCCTGGACGCTTATGCGTGGGCAGAGGAAGTGCAAAACCGCGGTGCGGGGGAGATTTTGCTCACTTCTATGGACTGCGACGGCACCAAAAACGGCTTTGATTTGGAAGTTACGGGCAAAATTAGCAAAATGCTAAAAATCCCCGTCATCGCAAGTGGCGGTGCAGGAAATATGGAGCATATTAAAGAAGCCTTTGAGTGTGGGGCTGACGCGGCACTCGCAGCGAGTATTTTTCACTTCGGCGAGATAAAAATCAAAGATTTAAAAGCCTATCTTTTGCAAAACGGCATAAGGGTTCGAAGTTGA